One window of the Shewanella litorisediminis genome contains the following:
- the pepA gene encoding leucyl aminopeptidase, protein MEFSVKSGSPEKQRSACIVVGVYEPRRLSGIAEQLDKISEGYISNLLRRGDLEGKPGQMLLLHHVPNVLSERVLLVGCGKERELDERQYKQIIAKTINTLNETGSMEAVCFLTELHVKGRDTYWKVRQAVETTQNSLYSFDTLKSRKGETRRPLRKLVFNVPTRRELTVGERAIEHGVAVASGMHLCRDVANMPPNICNPAYLASQARQLAEVHENLQVSTVGEEQMAKLGMNSYLAVGRGSANESIMTVMEYKGAVDSTAKPIVLIGKGLTFDSGGISLKPGEAMDEMKYDMGGAAGVIGTMKAICEMKLPLNVVGILAGCENMPSGNAYRPGDILTTMSGQTVEVLNTDAEGRLVLCDVLTYVERFDPELVVDTATLTGACVIALGKHASGLFSSHNPLAHELLSAGEQSGDRAWRMPLWDEYQDMLDSPFADMTNLGGRPAGSITAACFLSRFAKKYNWAHLDVAGTAWNSGANKGSTGRPVPLLTQFLINRAGVEQGE, encoded by the coding sequence ATGGAGTTTAGCGTAAAGAGCGGCAGCCCGGAAAAACAACGCTCAGCGTGCATTGTTGTGGGTGTATATGAACCCCGCCGTTTGTCCGGCATCGCAGAGCAACTGGACAAAATCAGCGAAGGTTACATCAGCAATCTGCTGCGTCGTGGTGATTTGGAAGGTAAACCAGGCCAGATGCTGCTGTTGCACCACGTGCCCAATGTGCTCAGTGAGCGCGTTCTCTTGGTCGGTTGCGGTAAAGAGCGCGAGCTGGACGAGCGTCAATATAAGCAAATCATCGCCAAGACCATCAACACCCTGAACGAAACAGGTTCCATGGAAGCCGTGTGTTTCCTGACCGAACTGCACGTGAAAGGTCGCGATACCTATTGGAAAGTGCGTCAGGCCGTAGAAACCACCCAAAACAGCCTCTACAGCTTCGATACCCTGAAAAGCCGCAAGGGCGAGACCCGCCGTCCGCTGCGCAAACTGGTGTTCAACGTGCCTACACGCCGTGAACTGACCGTTGGCGAGCGCGCCATCGAGCACGGTGTTGCCGTTGCCTCGGGTATGCACCTGTGCCGCGACGTGGCCAACATGCCACCGAATATCTGTAATCCAGCTTACCTTGCCTCTCAGGCTCGCCAGTTGGCCGAAGTACACGAAAACCTGCAGGTGTCTACCGTGGGTGAAGAGCAAATGGCCAAGCTGGGCATGAACTCTTACCTCGCCGTGGGCCGTGGCAGTGCCAACGAATCCATCATGACTGTGATGGAGTATAAGGGCGCCGTGGACAGCACCGCCAAGCCTATCGTATTGATAGGTAAAGGACTGACCTTTGATTCAGGCGGTATCTCACTCAAGCCGGGCGAAGCCATGGATGAGATGAAATACGACATGGGTGGCGCCGCCGGTGTTATCGGCACCATGAAGGCCATCTGTGAGATGAAGCTGCCGCTGAACGTAGTGGGTATTCTGGCAGGCTGTGAAAACATGCCCTCCGGCAATGCGTACCGTCCCGGTGACATACTCACCACCATGAGCGGTCAAACCGTGGAAGTGCTGAACACTGATGCCGAAGGCCGTCTGGTACTGTGCGACGTGCTGACCTACGTTGAGCGTTTCGACCCTGAACTGGTTGTCGACACGGCCACCCTCACCGGTGCCTGTGTGATTGCGCTGGGCAAGCATGCTTCAGGCCTCTTCTCTTCTCACAACCCGCTGGCACACGAGCTGCTGAGCGCCGGTGAGCAAAGTGGTGACCGCGCCTGGCGCATGCCATTGTGGGATGAGTATCAGGACATGCTGGACAGTCCTTTTGCCGACATGACCAACCTCGGTGGTCGTCCGGCGGGCTCCATCACTGCAGCCTGTTTCCTGTCGCGCTTTGCCAAGAAATACAACTGGGCACACCTGGACGTAGCAGGTACCGCCTGGAACAGCGGTGCCAACAAGGGCTCTACCGGTCGTCCGGTGCCTCTGTTGAC